TTAGTACAACTCATTATATGGGTTTATTTACTTACTATAGTTAATCTGTTGTCGGGCGTTATTTTGATCTCGCCCTTGTCACCACATCCTGCACATAAgcatttcatttttacaaaaattatgaaataacaattcaaaatatgtacatatatatgcacgTATAATGCTAAAGATATAACAAACGAGAGAGTTGTATGTTGGCAAATAGGCGCACGACCTCCTCGATTATTGTtgattattaaatattgagataaaaaatatataatttatatttccttATGCTATATATAGCTGTAAAATAGGAcataagaaatataattaaacaaaacttatataacaaatgcttataaaaaaatgtataaatgtgtctttttatatatattgaaaattttgtaatGAAAAAcggaaattaaaaataaaattaaaaaaatatacatgcaAATATAACTAAATTTactttaattaaatatatacttataaatGTTGTagaacataaaatataatggaaacaaacatgtatataaatcTTGCAACGAATGAAAGGcttaaatgttttaaaactttttatacttttaaaaatggctaacaaaaaaaaaaaaacaaaaaaaaaaattaaaaaagtaacaaaatttatgaactagcaataattttaagctgtgttaataattttcagctataaatttatattcttatattatgcatatgtatatattttttattttgtagtTAAAAATTCTAAGTTGTAGGAAATAAAGATTCTATGAAGTGCCACAACAAAGcagtattttaaaaatgttgtgTCCAGAGCTGTAAAgggattatttttttaaacataatagaaatattatacacCACTTTTCCTATTTATAactatatacttttttcatatttttatgcatataaattataattcgTATTGCTTGACAGGTAAAACAacgtatttatttatttgcttATATTTCCTGTCTCAGTTAGCTTATAATTGCTTAAAAATAACTCATTCGTAAGTATGTCATATGTTAAAATTACCTTGCatgttcataatatattgtctttttttttatttttttttttttttgtgacgaataaaatattttagctgataatttttattttaatcaaaatttaaaaaccACCGtaggaataataataacagcAAATGCTATAAAAGTTGTCTACTAATTTACAACATTATAATTTAGCATCTTAtagaattaatatatatttgcttattattcatataaatgtttaggaaataaaaaagtatttttattattcccTTTCAAATCGTTTTATTGAAATTTACATGaatgttaataatataatttacaaaacttcaaaaaaaaatagtaaagcAACCACCCAAAtgaaatgcatatatatatgatatcaCATTTGTTCTTGGGATATTgctaaaaaacaaatattaacattaaaatgttagcagtatatatgtatagagTATTCAGGAAATGAGGGtcatatatacacacacGCCGCTTCTCGTTTTTTGATTATACTGTTATTTAATTTCTAGCcactgaaaaaaaaaataaaatgaaaagggTATTTATAGAAATGCTGAGAAGGATTCTGCACACACACAAAGGAATAGGAGGCGTATGTATCCGCTAATCATATATCACTagcatatatttcatttatcaattatcatatattattgggTAAAATGACACTTTTTGTGTgcgtttttttattgccAATGCTATTCCTTTATAGGCATGCATGCTATATCCTGCATAGTGTAtgaagtattttttttttgtaccTCTACAAAATCCTCAAAGTCTAAATATCCGTCTTGATTTATATCCATTAGATTAAAAAGGTTTCGAGAGTCTGTTTCTGTAACGCATGTGAAttctttatcttttaaCATTTGCATTAGTTTTGTTAATGGAATAATCTTTTTGCTATTATCCTTTTCGGTAACTGAAAACaagttataataaaaaacaattacaagaaaacaaataaaagataaGCATTGTAAGGACATCATGCATTATCATAATATGTAAGAATGTTGGAAAGTCTACTTACCTGCATATTTTTGGAACTCTAATTCAAGGTCGATTTTACTAAATCCatggaaaaaatttttaaaatgttgtGTATCTATATCAATAATTGCTTGTATATATTCACCAAAatcaattaaattatttttatccatatcataattttgaaatagagtatatttttctaaacTCCAATCACTCTTTTGTAAATCTGCATGAGATATATAATTGTCCTTATCCTTGTCCATTTGATTAAACGATGCTTTCCATATCATTATATCGTTATCGTCATAATCCTTTAAAATAGAGAATTGCTCTCgtaattcatttatttttgaatcatggattttatttttagttaATTCAGCCCAATAATAAGCTGATGATATTCCATTTGTGTAAGAATTGCTATTCCCACACTCATTCTTTTCGCTTGCTATATCATTACTGAAAGTTCGTCCttgtatatatgataaaaaattatttttaattccattattatttccgtatatatttcttatacAATTAATTTGACCTTTATTAAAATGCTCACATGTTTTCCTTAAGCCGCGTCGCATATTTCAAATATGAagtatcaaaaaataaaagagaaGGTAAATGtgtgatatatatattgggAAGTGTAAATGAACAGGGAacaacgaaaaaaaaaaaaatatatatttaagaaAATATCACATAAAAAtcttttgtataatttttaaaaattaatttaaaaaaattataacattTAGAAACCTCTAATTTAgttattaatatgtttatcgtttatttttacgataattattctttttttccttttatttGATCATTCCATGTTGTGCATGCGTAgtttattttcttaaaCCCATATAACAATTACAATGAACTGTACCTTGAGAAACGTTTGAGGAAAATGTACAGGCATATAagcaattatatatttttcgtgtagaaaatttataatacaaatgaagaaacttataaataataaaaaatgtaatacaATAGTTAGGTACTTAAAGATGGAGAAGGAAGGGAAATTGGGAtagatattataattatttgaatatttatatctttatattaattttaaagatgtcatttttttttattattacaaaattgGAACCACAATTAATCTAAGAATGGTAAAGAAAAggatgtaaaaaataagaataacAAACTTTCCagaataaaacataattattatatgcatacacaCATGCATATAGCTTTATCTCATAAAGgctcatattttattcttacatcccctatttattttttaaaaatctGTTCTTTATCtatcattttaataaacgaaaaaactgtaaaatataaaaataagctATGTGGATGTAGtatgaaaatatgtatataacaaaatatccAAACACATGAAAGACAAAAATATGTGCATCTgtttgtattatatttttttaaaggtATACCAATTGAAATGATGCTTGtgcaattttaaaatgaatgtctctttatttaatttatatttttgcaaaaagcgaataataataaaaaaataatgcttagctataatatttttttgttttctacATAagcaattattttaaaggagcccttaaattattaacattatTATGCACAAccttttcaaaaattttcacccatataaataataaattttattgcCTTTTTTTTCTCGTTCTTTCGCTCTCTTATCGCatatatgcacacattTATGATGTGGCTGTTCTAATAAAAAGGTGATTTGTCTTCGTTTTTTTACCACAGTTAACTTTATCATCAATTATTTCCTCTCTGTTTGATGAGAgacttaattttttttaaataattcctaaatagaaaaaaaattatgaacaagtCAGAAAATAAGCAAACGGACTAGCTAAAAAGGCGCTATATgcaactaaaaaaatatatatatttacatttgtGTGCATTCCATTgtttaaacaatttttttgtgtaaatATGAACATTATATAGTATCGAAAAAAGTAGACACacgtatataaaataatgcataCATGGGTATATTGGCTGTTTGTCTttgtatttgttttatttgaaaaagttAGCATATTGAGAGCAACGGAAAATTTGATATCGCCTAATAAGGATAATTCTTACAccttatattttaagaaTGTTAGAAAGGGATAAAACTGCatgaaatgataaaatggtgcatattattgatgtcatatatatcatattgtTTCGAGCTTCACATTTTGTATGTGCttactttttttcttttcatgTGCAGAAACAAAGATATGTAATTCGACGAAGTGAAGAGTCTGCATataaaaactttttattatatgtagaagaaatttataaaagcaCCGTTATATATCCgattaaatatgtttatgttAGTAATTaagaatattaaaaaatatgtagccatgtatgtatatgtataaacatttttatatataatgaatttgCACTTTTAAAGGATGTTCCTTTGGGATACTTcgaaaatttaatatcatatacaaaagaagatataaagaataaaaatttgaaagaATTTTGTGAAAATCAGAAACAATTATACGAAAATAAAGATGGCAACCAAGTATGTTTCTGTTGTTATTGTACCTATCCTAGTCTATTCCCTTTATATTCTCAATTAAAatacaaaagaaaaaaattgttatgtaataaaaaaggtacATATACACTAAacacattttaataaaactaaaaaattatcacaTATATGCTGATATTTCAActgtttttaaataatattgtttCATACAAAAGTGggattaattttgttttcatatttttatctttccTCAATAGACAGTAATAAGGATGTAATACTAACATTGTCATGCTTAAAAAAACGAGAAGAAGAATACCATGGATTTTACATTCAGCCAAgttccaatttttttatgttaaatGTTACAATGCAACAATTTGGTATGGCCCTTAcatacatgcatatatgtagCCATTTATTTGGCTGATTTATTTGGCTGATTTATTTGGCTGATTTATTTGGctgatttattttattttcttgtttcccttttttcgtacagatttaaataatgaactatttataaatagaaatgtaaaaaatatgagaatactaaaaagataaaaaattggaaacATAAAATAGAGGGGAATAAagatatcatttttaattatattattttgttcatttattttgcttattcattttgcttattttatttttattaattaaagaTAAAACCACCATTGGATAGAAAGACATACTTATTAAATTCTTCAACACTCAACATTGATGATGGTTAGAACAAAGCGAAATAATGTGTGCAAACATGagttatattaattaataaaatgtctaagtttaaaaaaaatatatgaacatgttcatatttttagaggtgtttaatataaaaataaatttcgATGTTGAAAAGACATACCAGGTAAGAACCATTTGCAAAAAtatgacaaaaaaataaagcaataataatatatacacagATATTGCACAACTTACCGAtgaactattttttttaaacccATAGCaatattcaattttttttatattaggGAAGTTCCATAGAAggcaattatattttcatggATGCAGGAATGTTCAAAGAGAAGGTAGCAGtgcatgtacatatatatatactactTACATATGTGTTGGAATAAATAGCTATAGCGATAATATTGATAAGGCTCAAGCTGGTCTCATTGCTTAATAAAAGCATTCTATACATGCatgttatataattttatatttcagATAAATCTTGAGGACACATTTATAGgtatatacttatatattatggtTATGTAAACGGTGATTATCTCTTTATTGAATCTGTATGTGTTTACTTTGTATGCACATTGGATATTTCTTTCATTATCAAAGACGATGAAATATTGAAGAAATCGGTGATTGTTGAGCCAAACAATTTGAATGATAAAGGAGATGTAtgtaacaaaataaatagatATCCTATGATATGGGAAAAGGAAAAGGGATTTTGTTCATTTCCCCAAAATTATTGCTTAAAAGAACAGCTAgctaattttataaatatggaaaaaaaaaaaaaaatagaaaaaaaaaatttttacaactattttttttttcttattaaaAAGTCAGAATTAGTGAACAATTcaaatgaacaaaatagAAAAGAAATAGCTATGGAATATGAGAGAAAAATGGATGTAgacaaaaaatggaatgaTAACTGTCACGataataatcataataataaagaatttaTAGAGTGTgtaacaaataatttttatataggGTTAGAAAAGAAAGcacataattttatggatataaaatcatataataatgaaaagctaaatatatattatgatgaTAGTACAAAAGGGGAATCAATATCATTTAATCATAGCTTGAGTAATTGCTatgattttaataatatattagaaAGGGATTgtacaatatatatgagcATATGGAATAAAGAAGACAtagataaagaaataaatgtttttttaaattgtgaaaaacaaatagttagagatataaatagtataaaaaagaCGGTTTacttatgtaaaaaatgtgaaacTACTGTAACGATTAAATTTGAGccaattataaatttgtcgACAACGAAGTGTAACATTGAAATAGCAAAAGAGGTGAGCGAAATTGTCGAAAAGGAAAGAAAGGAAAACATTCGAGAAAAtttggaaaataatatggaaaataacttggaaaataatatgaccGACCAATATGAGTACCACCTGTTTGATGCAAACGAAACAGAAAATGAAGATCAAACAAATggtatgaaaataattatgaattcACCAATAGTTTTTGATATAGATAACAGAATTGGAGagcattatttaaaaaacgtAGATATAATAGAAGGaccaatatatatacccctaacttataaacaaatgtttgttatatatgctacaccaaaaaatataataataataatttttttatttatattttttactgttataataataccaagcttccctttttttaaatgtataataaGCATCAAATTATTTCACATGTTGAGAATGAATCGGGTGATACTATTTTGGAAAGTTCAAGATATttatgatgaaataaaatgggggttatatatttggatTCAGATTGGAGAAAAAGCATGGGGgcatttgaaaatattttgtctttctatttttgaaaatttttcaaattttttaaaatttcgAAAAGTTGAAGACTTAGCGAATCATATATGGGAAACCAGACATGAGGAGGTAGTAAAAAGAGatagtgaaaaaaaattaaaatatgaaaaaagaaagataGATAAACAGAATTTAGAAAAAcaacgaaataaaaaattgatagAATATGAAAAACAGTTTTTGAAAGAATTACATAAAGGTCATGAAAGAAAGACAgatgaaagaaaaaaaaaaaaaaaaaaattgaaaaatcggaaagaaataaaaattcgaGAAACCGATAAGCAGGATAATCAAAAAGGGGaaagaaacaaaaatcGAAAGCAAAGTCGACCcaaaaaatgtgaaaaaaaacatgaacaaaatgaattagaaaaaagaaaaaaaatgtcaCTATCCTCTATCAAGGATTATGTTGATTTAGAaggaaattatttttgcaCCGATTCATCAAATCAATTTGGTAACACTGATGAACGTGATAAAGCATGcaaagataataaaaaaacgaagaaaaagaaaatcaaAACAGGAAAGTAAACTAACTAATCCTTATAACACTAACgagtaatatataaatgaagaCGAAGTGAAATTATCTCGTGGTGAATAAAACTATCGTAAGTTAAAACAGTAAAATGATTACTGAAGTgttacaaaaattataaatttgaatataagATGGAGAGAGGCCAAGGGGAAATATGACATATCAAAAGGGTGCAACAATCAgatgaaaattttgtaacttatgaatataatgaaagtGGAAGATccttattttatcaaaaccAACAGAATATAAGACGAAAAGAAATTACTAAGAGGTGTAGGGCCCTCACTAATCCCGTACATTGTGTCagtacttatttttttactttccttttttaatatatgtggTGTAGAACGGATAGCACAATTGTGATGATTTTTGTTAGCCCTAATTTAGGGGATACGAAATACTAAATTGGCATTGTTGCTTTTGATggataaaattgttttattcgCTTTTTGGGTAGCAAAAGGTTTGAAATTTTAAGTGCATTCAAAAGttaaacacaaaaaaatatatgtatgtgtaTCAATCtagatttatatttttaatctCAAATTTGTATGTTTAACaagtttgaaaaaataaaatgtgtttttaaattttggtGTTTATAGGGCAAATGCgaagttttaaaaaaaggggaaaaaaatatttggaaatataatttttttttttttttttaacctTTATCATTTTAGCTACCtactaaatttattttccatgtattccaaattattattcatttcatttataagacgaaaatattgtatatgattatatgtttatatttgtatatgtgtgtgtgtgAATGTTTGGATTTGTTTCAATCTTTCGTTTGGTTAGTGTAACTTAATATGTTTTGTTTCACTAGCTGTTGCACACacacaaatatttttaaacaacttttactatattatttaaataattaaaaaatatatataatacacatAAATCTAATACTTgcgaaaattttaaaaatgataaatgaGTGTATGGGCACCTGGTTAAAGCTAAAACGgaatgagaaaaaaaaataaaaataatacaatagtaataaaaaatacaaacaatatataaatattatgcatataatgtatagcaaatatttacaaatcGACTGAATATATGACACGGAATggaagaaagaaaaataataaatgaaataaacagaataaaagtaaaatataatttagtCATACAAATTTGAAGtaaaatacaaatgatGAAAACAGCAAAGTCTGgacaataaaaaagtatatatattttttattattataaatatatatgtacatgaAATAAAGGGGAAAAAGATACAACTAGTTAGGGCAAagttctttttttctttctttccttctttatttttcgtttttatatttttgtttatttctttCACTACTTCATACGATGGGAGGTTATTTTTCCAAAAGCTTGGAAGAGTCTCTTAGGGAAGAAAAGCGGAATTTAAATCGATCCATAAGAGAATTGGAAAGGGAAATATTTAAGTTGgagaatgaaaaaaaacaaatcgaaaaaaacataaagctatatgcaaaaaaaaatgatataactCTTGTTCGAACGTTGGCAAAAGATTTTGTAAAAGTAAAACAAACTGttacaaaatatagtaaaataaaatcacatttattttctatgaaaataaaattacaaaGTGTTAAATCTTCTGAACAGTTAAGTAAAAGTTTAAATGAtatcaataaaataattacaagagtaaataaatatattgaattaaaaaatattaataaatctatatatgattttcaaaaacaaaatgatgaagTCTCATTAAAAGAGGATATGCTAGATGATCTTTTTGATACattaaattatgatataGACATGGCAGAGGAAGAGGATATAATTGTTTCGAAAGTTTTAGATGGTTTGGGTATACAAATGAATTCAAAATTAGACGAGATACCATCGGTCAGTGAACTTAAAACCGAGCAAGTTGAAACTAACACAAATGTAGCGGATTTCCAAGAAAGAATTaacaatttgaaaaaatgatCCTCTTTCATTTTACCTACTTgtaaaatgataattaaatatatttcaaaaaattggCTTGTGGATACACAACATGTGTGTGCAACcatacttttatttatttgtgtaACATTGCTAAATCAGCGAAAAAATGCTAAAAAatgctaaaaaatatatgtacatgttttaaaaacttCTACCCATATTAttgcacatatatatgtgtttgCAAATTaaagtaataatttttttgttatataatcatattttgttttataacatcattttctatttaaTGGTACACAAGTTACTGCTTTACTGAtttgattttatttatttctcctttattttgttataacaatttttttactagcCATTGTAAacttttcataaaaaatcaatatttttatgaacagtacatattattttactatttcACCTGactgttcatatttttttaaaccaaaataaataaatgattaaaaaatattaatagctatatttaatatgccAAATTCGATATTTATGTGTCTtttcaatataataaaagggATTcttcaattatatatataataattattcacaaaaaaatgaaaattattttcactaAATTTTCacattcattattattctcAACTTGGTCAATCTTTATAATGTTTTCATGCATTCCATTATCTCTTTAACTACATCTTCGATATTTGGAAGAGCTCCCATACCTTTCAAAAAGGAGATTTATTTtagtttaaaaattaagtaAGGTTTGATTAAAATATAGGTGGTCTCACAAAATATGTGaaacaaaagaaatatgaaaaaggCTAAAATGTAATACATACACAGAGGAATTTCTTACCGTATTCACCACATGCCAAGACTTTTGCGATAGGTGGAATGACCTTAAAATTgaacaaaaatatgcatacatataagCAAATTACTAAGAATAGATATCTTAAATGGATATATGAAGTATTGAAGATGTAGGAAAGAAACTTGTGAAACTCTTTTTGATATGCATACTTTTATTCCCCATGATGAAATGATATCAAGCTGATGTTTTGTAATGGGATGATTAAACATGTATGTGTTCATACATGGAAAaactaaaatttttttttcaaaatccCAACACCGACAAATAGAGGTCTGAAAAAAACgtgaacaaaaaataagcatattTACATTTCTATATGTGAAATGATTATATTTGGTGAGTATACAATTTTGAAGTATTTACTAATAAATTGGGGCAGGCACCATTTGATATATAAGCCAGTGTATTGGCATCTAAAGGGCATATAACAAAAAGGTCAGCCCATTTTCTTAATTCTATATGTAGTATATCATCACCTCGGTCTTTCCATAACCATTCATCTTTATCTAAGAGTACTTGttctttaaaattgttcagaaatttttcaaatgcGACATTTGTAgctacatattttatttctataggaatatttttattttcacattctttttttagttGGTCAACTATTTTGCTAGTTTTAATTGCAGCAATACTTCCAGTAATCCCAAGTAGAAGTTTCATGctaatgtatttttttttttttgatttttttttcttttacgTAGGTGAACatattatagaaaaaatccAAAAAATAGGCGTACCCTCTGTATATAATGGAAGAAATtaatctatatttttcctatttataatattgttttctaaaaaataatgtatattttttttaagggGAAAAAAATTGGGGATACCCATCTGTCGGTGACCCATTTAGAGAGTTAACGAACACGTGACAACTTTTTCAACACAAAAATAGGTGAtaatatatggaaaaaatatatattatttttttttttaatttaaaaaatagcatAAACAGGGATTGAAAtaagttgaaaaaaaataaattaaaaaaaaaatatattaatataaaaatgaacctaaatgatgatagtgaaaaaataaaacatcaaaataaacattgcaataaaaagttttaaatGCTAGAAACATCagcatttttaattcgattagtttgtattttttggtTACTTTAAAATAGatgacaaaaatatttatagacCCAATTTGTTGATCATTTtgctattttttgtataattcattttggGTATACTCATacgtttttaaaaatttttttttaattttttttcaaaatccTCGAGAAATTTTCTTAAGTAAAGGGAACATTTTTGCATAGGTTGTATATGTTTTACAATATTTGAAAGATGAATGATGATTTAGAATGCGACTATAGTACATACGACTTGTTGTTTTGTCCGATAACCCCTTGGCCATGTTTGTCTTtcgattttatttatgacAGCCAAGCTAAAGAAGATTATgtttcaaaattaaaaataaatggaaatGAATTTAAAGGAAATGAATTGATATACCCAATTGAAGTAACATGTGTTTCAGGAACACAAGCAACAGacaaaaaatcaaattgtatatatgtaattaaGTGGGGAAACTTAAATAAGCTTGATCTTTATCTAAGTTCTGAAGAAATATCTAGCGATGATGAAAAagtagaaaataaaaaaagtatcgagaaaaataatagtgataataataaaccaAGTGAAGATGATAGTGtaattatatgtaaatctataaaacatattcaTGGGtgcattaataaaattaaaaataataaaaaaataaactctTTAGTCGGAGCATGGTGTGaagataaaaaagtatatatttatgaaattcGTGACGAGATAAATGGTTTAAATGAACGAATGTATAATGAgaatattcaaaaagatcctgtttatatttttaataaacataGTAATGAAGGTTTTGCTATAGATTGGAATCCGGTATATGGTGCTCAATTATTAACAGGTGATAATGATggtaatttatttttatggcTACCTGACAATATGACAAAATGGAaacatgaaaaattaatatctCCATCTATCGGAGTTAATTGTAATAAGTATAGTATAGAGACTATTCAATGGGCTAAACATGGGAATGGGGTAGGTCATGTATTTGCCATGTGTTCTTCTGATAAAAGTATAAAGATTGTAGATACTCGAGATATTAAAAGTGGTTCAGGTGATAGTCAGATGCAAAACTTGGTTAATCGTGAAAATAGATTCAAAATGGATATCCCTAATGCACATTCGAGTGATGTTAATGTTATAACATGgaatgaaaattttgaatttttattggCATCAGGTGGAGATGATTCGCTAGTTAAAATATGGGATATACGTAATACATCTAAAAATGTAGCTAgcttaaattttcataaagaTTCTATTACATCAATTTCATGGGACAGTAAAGATACTTATGTGGTGTTAGCATCGAGTTTAGATAATTCGATTTCTGTTTGGGATCTATCAGTTGAATCTGAAGCTTTAGAACACTCTGTTGCTCAATACCCTGATCAATTATTGTTTGaacataaaaatcaaaattttat
This sequence is a window from Plasmodium chabaudi chabaudi strain AS genome assembly, chromosome: 7. Protein-coding genes within it:
- a CDS encoding EF-hand calcium-binding domain-containing protein, putative, whose amino-acid sequence is MRRGLRKTCEHFNKGQINCIRNIYGNNNGIKNNFLSYIQGRTFSNDIASEKNECGNSNSYTNGISSAYYWAELTKNKIHDSKINELREQFSILKDYDDNDIMIWKASFNQMDKDKDNYISHADLQKSDWSLEKYTLFQNYDMDKNNLIDFGEYIQAIIDIDTQHFKNFFHGFSKIDLELEFQKYAVTEKDNSKKIIPLTKLMQMLKDKEFTCVTETDSRNLFNLMDINQDGYLDFEDFVEWLEIK
- a CDS encoding vacuolar protein sorting-associated protein 2, putative; amino-acid sequence: MGGYFSKSLEESLREEKRNLNRSIRELEREIFKLENEKKQIEKNIKLYAKKNDITLVRTLAKDFVKVKQTVTKYSKIKSHLFSMKIKLQSVKSSEQLSKSLNDINKIITRVNKYIELKNINKSIYDFQKQNDEVSLKEDMLDDLFDTLNYDIDMAEEEDIIVSKVLDGLGIQMNSKLDEIPSVSELKTEQVETNTNVADFQERINNLKK
- a CDS encoding phosphopantothenoylcysteine decarboxylase, putative, coding for MKLLLGITGSIAAIKTSKIVDQLKKECENKNIPIEIKYVATNVAFEKFLNNFKEQVLLDKDEWLWKDRGDDILHIELRKWADLFVICPLDANTLAYISNGACPNLLTSICRCWDFEKKILVFPCMNTYMFNHPITKHQLDIISSWGIKVIPPIAKVLACGEYGMGALPNIEDVVKEIMECMKTL
- a CDS encoding ribosome assembly protein RRB1, putative → MNDDLECDYSTYDLLFCPITPWPCLSFDFIYDSQAKEDYVSKLKINGNEFKGNELIYPIEVTCVSGTQATDKKSNCIYVIKWGNLNKLDLYLSSEEISSDDEKVENKKSIEKNNSDNNKPSEDDSVIICKSIKHIHGCINKIKNNKKINSLVGAWCEDKKVYIYEIRDEINGLNERMYNENIQKDPVYIFNKHSNEGFAIDWNPVYGAQLLTGDNDGNLFLWLPDNMTKWKHEKLISPSIGVNCNKYSIETIQWAKHGNGVGHVFAMCSSDKSIKIVDTRDIKSGSGDSQMQNLVNRENRFKMDIPNAHSSDVNVITWNENFEFLLASGGDDSLVKIWDIRNTSKNVASLNFHKDSITSISWDSKDTYVVLASSLDNSISVWDLSVESEALEHSVAQYPDQLLFEHKNQNFITDAKFHPYYPGVIVSTSGECFNIFKPYNT